One stretch of Methyloversatilis sp. RAC08 DNA includes these proteins:
- a CDS encoding MoaD/ThiS family protein, with translation MRVLIPSALRAYTESAHAEASGATLADVLDALDGQYPGIRFRMIDEQGRIRRHIRIFFDGEQVRDLAQPLRADGELIIVQALSGG, from the coding sequence ATGAGGGTGCTGATCCCGAGCGCCCTGCGCGCCTACACCGAAAGCGCTCATGCCGAGGCATCCGGCGCCACGCTGGCTGACGTGCTCGACGCGCTCGACGGCCAGTACCCGGGCATCCGCTTTCGCATGATCGACGAGCAGGGTCGCATCCGCCGCCACATCCGCATCTTCTTCGACGGTGAACAGGTACGCGACCTCGCGCAGCCGCTGCGCGCGGACGGCGAACTGATCATCGTGCAGGCGCTCAGCGGCGGCTGA
- the asd gene encoding archaetidylserine decarboxylase (Phosphatidylserine decarboxylase is synthesized as a single chain precursor. Generation of the pyruvoyl active site from a Ser is coupled to cleavage of a Gly-Ser bond between the larger (beta) and smaller (alpha chains). It is an integral membrane protein.) — protein sequence MSSSDLHDRLFVRLQHVLPKQALTRFAEFVANSRAPWTRGIIPWFIRKYGVDMSEAADPDPTHYACFNDFFTRALRDGVRPLADAPFVSPVDGSVIDCVTLRDATILQVKGHAYCAQALVGGDAALAAPFEGGEAISIYLSPKDYHRIHMPCDGRLRRMIHVPGTLYSVNPATVAGVPGLFARNERVVCLFDSAFGPFVLTLVGAMAVGSMQTVWHGLINPPRPGTLRDWRYDEQDIRLARGEEMGRFLLGSTVVMLFPKNVLRARADWTPGRSVRMGEEMAEAMAAAPGR from the coding sequence ATGTCGTCTTCTGATCTTCACGATCGACTGTTTGTCCGGCTGCAGCATGTGTTGCCCAAGCAGGCGCTGACCCGGTTCGCCGAATTCGTCGCCAATTCCCGCGCGCCATGGACGCGCGGCATCATTCCGTGGTTCATCCGCAAGTACGGCGTGGACATGAGCGAGGCGGCCGATCCGGACCCGACGCACTACGCCTGCTTCAACGACTTCTTCACCCGGGCGCTGCGCGACGGCGTGCGTCCGCTGGCCGACGCGCCCTTCGTAAGCCCGGTCGATGGCTCGGTGATCGACTGCGTGACGCTGCGTGACGCCACCATCCTGCAGGTGAAGGGGCACGCCTATTGCGCCCAGGCGCTGGTGGGCGGCGATGCCGCGCTGGCTGCGCCCTTCGAAGGCGGTGAGGCGATTTCGATCTACCTCAGCCCGAAGGACTACCACCGTATCCACATGCCGTGCGACGGGCGGCTGCGGCGCATGATTCATGTGCCGGGTACGCTGTATTCGGTGAATCCTGCGACGGTGGCCGGTGTACCCGGACTGTTCGCGCGCAACGAGCGCGTGGTGTGCCTGTTCGATTCGGCATTTGGTCCCTTCGTGCTGACGCTGGTCGGCGCCATGGCGGTCGGCAGCATGCAGACCGTCTGGCACGGTCTGATCAACCCGCCGCGCCCCGGTACGCTGCGCGACTGGCGCTACGACGAGCAGGACATCCGGCTCGCACGCGGCGAGGAAATGGGGCGCTTCCTGCTCGGCTCGACCGTGGTGATGCTGTTCCCGAAGAACGTGCTGCGCGCACGCGCCGACTGGACGCCCGGGCGCAGCGTGCGCATGGGCGAGGAGATGGCGGAAGCGATGGCGGCAGCGCCGGGGCGCTGA
- a CDS encoding WD40/YVTN/BNR-like repeat-containing protein, which yields MSSDHTRVRPPGPTRQVTLLVATRKGAWFYHGDPERGSWRTDGPHFLGHVISHVVLDPRDGRTLLAAAKTGHLGPTIFRSTDFGANWTEAARPPAFARAEGGAGRSVDHTFWLAPGPAVEPGVWYAGTSPQGLFRSDDGGVSWAPFSCINDHPDYLKWMGTVQDGTPDGPKLHSIIVDPRDPSHLYFAMSGGGVHESLDGGRSFAPLIDGLDVVEGFDASQPTFHDPHCVRLCPTNPDRLYQQNHCGIYRLDRPDTRWRKIGDTMPSEVGEIGFPMVVHPRDADTAWVFPMDGTSVWPRTSPDGRPAVYATRNAGASWQRLDAGLPKAQAWWTVKRQAMTADGQDTIGLYFGTTSGELWASRDEGAHWTCIAQHLPDIYAVEVAERPAP from the coding sequence ATGTCATCCGATCACACCCGCGTTCGGCCGCCCGGCCCGACACGTCAGGTCACCCTGCTGGTCGCGACCCGCAAGGGCGCGTGGTTCTATCACGGCGACCCGGAGCGCGGCAGCTGGCGCACCGACGGGCCGCACTTTCTCGGCCACGTCATCAGCCATGTCGTGCTTGACCCGCGTGATGGCCGCACGCTGCTTGCAGCCGCGAAAACCGGTCACCTCGGGCCGACCATTTTCCGCTCGACCGATTTCGGTGCCAACTGGACCGAAGCGGCACGGCCGCCCGCGTTCGCCCGCGCCGAGGGCGGCGCCGGGCGCAGTGTTGATCACACCTTCTGGCTCGCGCCCGGCCCGGCGGTCGAACCGGGCGTGTGGTACGCCGGCACGTCGCCGCAGGGCCTGTTCCGGTCGGACGACGGCGGCGTCAGCTGGGCGCCATTCTCGTGCATCAACGACCATCCGGACTACCTGAAATGGATGGGTACGGTACAGGATGGCACGCCCGATGGCCCCAAGCTGCACTCCATCATCGTGGACCCGCGCGATCCGTCGCATCTGTACTTTGCGATGTCCGGCGGTGGCGTGCACGAATCGCTCGATGGCGGCCGCAGTTTCGCGCCGCTGATCGACGGCCTTGACGTGGTGGAAGGCTTCGATGCGTCACAGCCCACCTTCCACGACCCGCACTGCGTGCGACTGTGCCCGACCAACCCGGATCGGCTGTACCAGCAGAATCATTGCGGCATCTACCGGCTCGACCGGCCGGACACGCGCTGGCGCAAGATCGGCGACACGATGCCGTCCGAGGTGGGCGAGATCGGCTTCCCGATGGTGGTGCATCCGCGCGACGCCGACACCGCCTGGGTGTTTCCGATGGACGGCACATCGGTGTGGCCGCGCACCAGTCCGGACGGGCGGCCGGCGGTCTATGCGACGCGCAATGCGGGCGCCAGCTGGCAGCGTCTCGACGCCGGCCTGCCGAAGGCTCAGGCCTGGTGGACGGTGAAACGCCAGGCCATGACGGCCGACGGCCAGGACACGATCGGCCTGTATTTTGGCACCACCAGCGGCGAGCTGTGGGCCAGTCGCGACGAGGGTGCGCACTGGACCTGCATCGCGCAGCACCTGCCGGACATCTATGCGGTCGAGGTGGCGGAGCGGCCCGCGCCGTGA
- a CDS encoding extracellular catalytic domain type 1 short-chain-length polyhydroxyalkanoate depolymerase has translation MAKRSWTSIFTRSMTRSLATLQRSALRSALPATRRALKAVTPTVARVKPVARGRTAVKAPGKGATAAGQWLPGVAIGPSGARRYRLYRPAGIRPGERVPLLVMLHGCGQDAKGFADSTRMNRIAAREGFLVLYPEQERLANAQGCWNWFDTRSGRAWGEVALIMAAIDQVCTLYPADLERVAVAGLSAGASMAALLVTRHPTRFRALVMHSGVPPGSAHSTLSALGAMRGRRPAAALPAVPMALTVNLPPLLVIHGGRDAVVAPGNGDTAAQGWADAAGASAGAPRTMQRGKRHPMTVTDFRLRGRTVVTQIGIPGLAHAWSGGAASEPYGDAKGPDASRMVWAFAARQFKS, from the coding sequence ATGGCGAAGCGCAGCTGGACCTCGATCTTCACCCGAAGCATGACGCGCAGTCTGGCGACCTTGCAGCGCTCGGCGCTGCGTTCGGCATTGCCGGCCACGCGGCGTGCGCTCAAGGCGGTCACGCCGACGGTCGCGCGTGTCAAGCCGGTCGCACGTGGACGAACCGCAGTCAAGGCGCCGGGCAAGGGCGCCACTGCAGCCGGGCAGTGGCTGCCGGGCGTGGCGATCGGTCCGTCCGGTGCGCGTCGCTACCGGCTGTACCGCCCGGCTGGCATTCGTCCCGGCGAGCGGGTGCCGCTGCTCGTGATGCTGCACGGCTGCGGGCAGGACGCGAAGGGGTTTGCCGACAGCACGCGGATGAATCGCATTGCGGCACGCGAGGGCTTTCTGGTGCTGTATCCGGAACAGGAGCGGCTGGCCAATGCCCAAGGCTGCTGGAACTGGTTCGATACCCGATCCGGCCGTGCCTGGGGCGAAGTCGCACTGATCATGGCCGCCATCGATCAGGTGTGCACGCTCTATCCGGCCGATCTCGAACGGGTCGCCGTGGCCGGTCTGTCGGCTGGCGCCAGCATGGCGGCGCTGCTGGTGACGCGGCATCCGACGCGATTCCGCGCGCTGGTGATGCATTCGGGCGTGCCGCCGGGCAGTGCCCATTCGACGCTGAGTGCGCTCGGCGCCATGCGCGGACGGCGTCCGGCGGCAGCGCTGCCGGCTGTGCCGATGGCGTTGACGGTCAACCTGCCACCGCTGCTCGTGATCCACGGCGGACGCGACGCGGTGGTCGCGCCGGGCAATGGCGACACGGCCGCGCAAGGGTGGGCCGATGCCGCTGGTGCGTCTGCGGGGGCGCCGCGCACCATGCAGCGTGGCAAACGGCACCCGATGACGGTGACCGATTTCCGGCTGCGTGGCCGCACAGTGGTGACGCAGATCGGCATCCCCGGCCTCGCGCATGCCTGGAGCGGTGGCGCTGCGAGCGAGCCCTATGGCGATGCGAAGGGCCCCGATGCGTCGCGCATGGTGTGGGCGTTTGCCGCCCGGCAGTTCAAGTCCTGA
- a CDS encoding mechanosensitive ion channel family protein produces the protein MIARRIAFRCLRLFFLICAATGSAGAFSQAPDAPPAPVIAPDRPVFELSRGGSVDVEEDTLFVNRRRIVTFRATLLDDAPAVRAQQAEATLERMLAGGGPAAITLMREGATASLKFDGERVFHLVADDVGPSSGLSFNAAAEEVQRRLQAAVLEVREKGDARRIGQGLAWSAGATLLALLLLKGVFWLRRKLAERLDRRLAAWQQDRSAGDLLAAYAEHARRVLNAVSRGLSWLAAVLLIDAWLTFVLHQFAWSRPWGERSTAWLLDVLAQFAWAIAGAIPGLVIAVLIFLLARVSSRALGALLERVESGEARVAGLDVDTAGPTRRLGNLIIWLFALAMAYPYLPGSHSEAFKGVSVLAGLMLSLGASSIVGQVLSGFSLMYSRSLRPGEYVKAGETEGTVMNIGLFATRIHTGMGEEVSIPNAVMFSHPVRNFSRLVTDGHFVVHTTVTIGYATPWRQVHAMLLEAARRTPGVAQTPLPYVLQTALSDFYVEYRMCAQIDKSAPARRAEALNQLHGNIQDVFNEYGVQIMSPHYMADTPTPQVVPPSGWWPSPAQPPHEPERV, from the coding sequence GTGATCGCCCGCCGTATTGCATTCCGCTGCCTGCGCCTGTTCTTTCTGATCTGTGCCGCGACCGGCTCGGCCGGCGCATTTTCCCAGGCGCCGGATGCGCCGCCTGCGCCGGTCATTGCGCCTGACCGACCAGTGTTCGAGTTGTCGCGCGGCGGCAGCGTCGACGTTGAAGAAGACACTCTGTTCGTGAATCGACGCCGCATCGTGACCTTTCGGGCCACGCTGCTGGACGATGCGCCTGCGGTTCGCGCCCAGCAGGCCGAGGCGACGCTGGAGCGCATGCTGGCGGGCGGAGGTCCGGCCGCCATCACGCTGATGCGTGAAGGCGCGACCGCCAGCCTGAAGTTCGATGGCGAACGGGTGTTCCATCTGGTGGCCGACGATGTCGGGCCGTCTTCCGGCCTGTCGTTCAATGCGGCGGCCGAAGAAGTGCAGCGTCGCCTGCAGGCCGCCGTACTCGAAGTGCGTGAAAAGGGCGATGCGCGACGCATCGGTCAGGGGCTCGCCTGGTCCGCCGGTGCAACGCTGCTCGCCCTGCTGCTGCTGAAGGGCGTGTTCTGGCTGCGTCGCAAACTGGCGGAGCGGCTCGATCGGCGTCTCGCGGCATGGCAGCAGGACCGATCCGCCGGCGATCTGCTTGCCGCCTATGCCGAGCACGCCCGCCGCGTGCTGAACGCCGTGTCGCGCGGACTGAGCTGGCTGGCGGCGGTGCTGCTGATCGACGCGTGGCTCACCTTCGTGCTGCATCAGTTCGCCTGGTCCCGTCCGTGGGGCGAGCGCTCTACAGCCTGGCTGCTCGACGTGCTTGCGCAGTTTGCGTGGGCCATTGCGGGTGCGATCCCCGGACTGGTGATCGCAGTGCTCATTTTCCTGCTGGCACGCGTCAGTTCAAGGGCGCTCGGCGCGCTGCTCGAACGGGTCGAAAGCGGCGAGGCCAGGGTAGCCGGGCTGGACGTCGATACCGCGGGGCCGACGCGCCGCCTCGGCAATCTGATCATCTGGCTGTTTGCGTTGGCGATGGCGTATCCCTACCTGCCCGGTTCGCACAGCGAGGCGTTCAAGGGCGTGTCGGTGCTGGCCGGCCTGATGCTGTCGCTCGGTGCTTCCAGCATCGTCGGTCAGGTGCTGTCGGGTTTCAGCCTGATGTACTCCCGCTCGCTGCGTCCGGGTGAATATGTGAAGGCCGGCGAAACCGAAGGCACGGTGATGAACATCGGTTTGTTCGCGACCCGGATCCATACCGGCATGGGCGAGGAGGTGAGCATTCCGAACGCGGTCATGTTCAGCCACCCGGTGCGCAACTTTTCCCGCCTGGTGACCGATGGCCATTTCGTCGTACACACGACGGTCACCATCGGCTACGCCACACCCTGGCGACAGGTGCATGCCATGCTGCTCGAAGCCGCACGGCGCACGCCGGGTGTCGCGCAGACGCCGCTGCCCTATGTGCTGCAGACTGCGCTGTCCGACTTCTATGTCGAATACAGGATGTGCGCGCAGATCGACAAGAGCGCGCCGGCACGGCGCGCCGAAGCGCTGAACCAGCTGCACGGCAACATCCAGGACGTGTTCAACGAGTACGGCGTCCAGATCATGTCGCCGCATTACATGGCCGATACGCCGACGCCGCAGGTGGTACCGCCGTCCGGATGGTGGCCCAGTCCGGCACAGCCGCCGCACGAACCGGAACGCGTCTGA